The Actinomyces viscosus genome segment GCTGGACCGACTCCTTGGAGTCGTTCTTCAGCGAAGGCGCGGACATCCTGGACAAGGCCTCCGGACACCTGTTCCTCTATCTGCTCGCCTGGCTGCTCATTATCGGCGGTCTCTACTTCACCGTGCGGACCGGTTTCGTCCAGCTGCGCCTCTTCCCCTACATGGTGAGGGCGATCACCTCCTCCCGTGGTGGCAACGAGGGCGGGATCTCCTCCTTCCAGGCCTTCGCCGTCGGCCTGGCCTCCCGGGTCGGCACCGGAAACATCGTGGGCGTGGCCATCGCTATCACCATGGGCGGTCCCGGCGCCGTGTTCTGGATGTGGATCGTGGCCCTGGTGGGGATGGCCACCGGTTTCATCGAGGCCACCCTCGCACAGCTGTACAAGGTCACCCACCCCGACGGCTCCTTCCGCGGTGGCCCGGCCTACTACATTCAGCGCGGTCTGGGATCCAAGCCCGCTGCCCGGGTCTTCGCCGTTGTCATCACCTTCGTCTTCGGCTTCGCCTACGAGGCCACCCAGGCCAACACCATCGCGGCGACCATGAAGAGCACCTTCCACATTGAGCCGTGGATGACCGCCGTCGCTCTGGTGGTCATCACCACGCCGATCATCTTCAAGGGAATCAAGTCGGTCGCCGTCGTCTCGGAGTGGCTCGTTCCGATCATGACGGTGGTCTACGCCCTGATCGCCCTGATCATCCTGGTGCTGCACGCCAGCGCGATCCCGGGTGCCTTCGTCTCCATCTTCGAGGGGGCCTTCGGACTCGACCAGGCGTTCGCCGGGACCGCCGGCGGACTCTTCGCCGCCGCCCTCAACGGCGTCAAGCGTGGACTGTTCTCCAACGAGGCCGGTGAGGGGTCGGTTCCCAACATCGCCGCCACGGCCACCGTCTCCCACCCCGTGCAGCAGGGCTTCGTGCAGTCCCTGGGCGTGTTCGTCGACACGATCGTGGTGTGCACCGTCACCGCCCTCATCGTCCTGCTCTCCGGGGTCTACGATCCGCAGGCCGCCCAGGCTGACCCGGATACGGCGAATGCTGCTGCCAACACCCTGACGTCCGCCTCCGTCACCCACGTGCTCGGTGGCTGGGCGCAGTACCTCATGGCGATCATCATCTTCGTCTTCGCCTACTCCTCCCTCCTGGGCAACTACACCTACGCCCAGGTCAACATGGACTACCTTCAGGGCAAGCAGCACAAGCACTACGCCCTGCGGGGCATGATCATCGTGGCCACCGCCGTCGGATCCCTGTCCACCCTCACCTTCGTGTGGAACCTCTCCGACCTGGTCATGGGCGCGATGACCGTCATCAACATGGTCTCCATCCTCCTGCTGGGAGGGTGGGCCTTCGGTGCCCTGCGCGACTGGGAGGCCCAGCGTCGAGCCGTCGAGGCCGGGGAGAAGGAGGAGATCCGCTTCATCGCCACCGACAACCCCTACCTGCCCGGCAAGCTCCCCGGAGAGATCTGGGCCGCCGACGGACCCGCCCACGCCTCCATCATGGAGCGTCGCGCCGCACTGGAAGAGGCTTCGGGCAGCTGACCTCGGGGGCTAGGCTGGCACCTATGAAGATCGCACGATTCTCCACCGGCGACGACCCCCGCTACGGCATCGTCCAGGGGCTGCCCGACGGTGAGGTCGCCTCGGGCGAGTCCGAGGGGCACCTCCTGGTCCTCAGAGGAGACCCTCTCTACTCCCTGCCCGAGGCCACCGGGGAGGTCGTCGAGCTGAGCGAGGCCCGGTTGCTGTCGCCGGTCATCCCGCGCTCCAAGGTGGTGGGCATCGGGAAGAACTACGCGGACCACATCGCCGAGATGGGGGAGAAGGAGCCCGCACAGGACCCAGTCGTCTTTCTCAAGCCCAACACCTCCGTCATCGGCCCGGACGCACCGATCGTCCTTCCCCCCTGGAGCGACGAGGTCCACTACGAGGCCGAGCTCGCCGTCGTCATCAAGACCCTGGCCAAGGACGTTCCCGTCGACCACGCCGACGACGTCATCCTGGGCTACACGGTCGCCAACGACGTCTCGGCCCGTGATCGCCAGCGGGCCGAACCGCAGTGGGTCCGAGCCAAGGCCTTCGACACCTCCTGCCCCCTGGGCCCGTGGATCGACGTTCCCGAGCCCGGCCGTGCGCCCGTCTTCACGTCCGGCGACGCCGTGGTGCGAACCCGGGTCGACGGTCGCCTCGTCCAGGAGGGCTGTACTGCGGACATGATCCGTACGGTCCCCGAGCTGGTCTCCTACGTCTCAACGATTTTCACCCTCCTTCCCGGCGACGTCATCCTCACCGGCACCCCGGCGGGGGTCGGAGAGATCAGGGCCGGTCAGCGCGTTGAGGTCGAGGTCGAGGGAATCGGCGCCTTCTCCAACCCGGTGGTACGCCGCTGAGCCGATGACCTCGGCCCCGAGGGGCTATCGAGGTCAGGACGCTCCCGGACGAAGGCGACGAACCGCGTCACTGATGCGGCGCACCGTCTCCTCCTCGATCCGGCGGCCCGTGGCCAGGTTGAGACGGCAGAAACCCGACCAGGCGGCCCCGAAGGTCACGCCCTCGTTCATTGCGACGCCGGCCTCCTTGCGGAAGAAACGCGCCGGCTGCTCCAGACCCAGGTCTCGACAGTCCAGCCAGGCCAGGTACGTCGCCTCCGGGAGGGTCGGCTCTACTCCCTCAATACCGTTCAGGGCATCGCTCACCATGTCCCGGTTGGCACGGATGTAGGCACGGACCTCACTCAGCCAGCCCTGGCCGTTGCGCAGCGCGGCGATCGTGGCCAGCGCCCCGACGACGGAGGCCTCGGCCTTGAGATGAGAGCTGCCGGCGTCGGCGTCCCACTGCGTGCGGGCTCGGCCCGAGGCGATGAGCTGGGCGCACTTCAGACCCGGGATGTTCCAGCCCTTGGACGCGGCCGTCGCCGTGAACGTCAGGTCCGGGTCCGAGTCCGGACGGGAGGCGTAAGGGATGTGAGCCAGCCCTTCGTCGAGTACCAGTGGAGCGTGGATCTCGTCGGCGAAGACTGGTACCCCGTACGTCGAGGACAGCGTTGCGACGGTGTCGAGCTCGGCGGCTGAGAGGACCCGTCCCACCGGATTCCACGGGTTGCACAGGACGAGCAGCCCGGCCCCCGCGGCCATGGCCGATTCGATGCCGTCGAGATCCAGCACCCAGTGTCGCGCCCCCTTCTGCGCCGTGTGCGTCAGCGAAGGGACCTCGATGCACTCGCGACCGTTGCGGGCGGGAATCTCAAGGAAGGGCATGTAGGCCGGGGTGGGAACGATAACCGGTGAGCCCTCACGGGTGTGAGAGGCGATGACCGTGCTCAGTGACGAGAGCACGTCGGGGAGCAGACTCACCTGCTCGGTCCCCACCTGCCAGGCGAAGGCCTCGCGCTGGTAACGGGCCGTCTCCTCGCGTGCCGCCTCACTGACCGAGGGGGGCATGTAGCCCAGGAGACCGTCGTGCATCGCCCGGCGAATCGCCGCCTCCACCGCGGGGGCGGTCCCCAGGTCCATCTCCGCGACCCAGGCCCCGATGACGTCGCCAGGGTACTGGGTCCACTTCAGTGACCCGCGTTCACGCATCTGCTGCGGGGTCAGGGAGTCGAAGACCTGGGCCAGGGAGCCGGAGCCGTTGGCATCGGAGACAACCATGGATGGGATTCTAGGGGCACCGCCCGAGAATCCCATCCATGGGCTCCGCCCGTGAGAGAGGCACGGGCACTCATCGACTCACCGAGAACCGATGGGGCTCATCAGGTGTCCTTGGGCGACCTGCCCGAGTCCTTATTGTCGTTCTTGTCGCTGGGGGCGGTGGACTTGCCGTCGTCGGACCCGCTCCTCTTGTCGTCGCTCTTTCCTCCCTTGCCGGAACCGCCGTCGGACTCGCCCTCATCCATGTCGGCCGGACCGGGATGACTGATCGGGGTGGCTTTCAGCAGCGTCTCCATCTCGCTTGACGAGTAGGCGTCGACGGGGCAGGCGTACATGGCCTGGAGCATGACCGGTGTACTTGTCGTAGCGAAGACCCGCACGAACCGGGTGAGTTTGTAGTCCTTGTGGTCGGCACCGGTGTAGGTGAAGTCCAGTCGTCTGGTCTCGATGGCGTTGCCGTCAGTGTCCTTGACGAGGGTGAAGTCGTCCTGGGTGGGCTCGAAGGAGACGTTGGTGAAGTCCGAGGACTTCTGGTAAGCGTCAACCACCACCTCGGACTGGTAGTCCGACTCGGCGCGATCGCTCTTCGAGCTCTGGTCGTAGAGGTTCTGCGTCGCGGTGAACACGCAACCGTTCTGCTTATCCATCTTGTTCTTGCCGTCGGTGTCGTAGATCGTCACCTCCCAGCCCTGCTGGGACTGCGGGAACTCCCATGAGGGGGCCCAGCCGACGTTGCTGCTCCCACCGGCGTCGGAGGCCTTGTCCGATGGCTGCGAGCTCTTGGCGGACGAAGAGCCGGACGCCGAGGTGCTGGGGCGGGAGGAGGGAGATGAGTCGGATTCGTCCTGGCACGCGGCGAGCGCCGGGACGGCCAGGGCGAGGCTGAGTCCCACCATGAGGGGGAGCCTGAGCGCCGAGTGACGGTGACGACCAGGGTGTGACGGGGAACGTCGGGGCAGGGACATCAATGATCCTCCAGAGAGTGGGTGGGGAGCCGGTCGGTCCGGTCGAGATCGGGAACCGTCGTTATGTTTACTGAACACAGGCCGTCACGGTGAGCTGATGGTCTCAGAGCCGACGGTCTCACAGAGATGACGGTAATCGCCACCACGTCGTGCGGCCATGGGGAGAATGTCCCGTCGGGATACGCTTGTCCCCATCATGGCTGAACTCAGTGACCACTCATCCCCCCTCCACTCCGCGACCGCCGCTGCGGCTGACGTTCCGGCGCAGGGCTCATCGTCCGTGCGCGTGCGCTTCTGTCCCTCTCCCACGGGAACCCCTCATGTGGGCATGGTGCGCACCTACCTGTTCAACTGGGCCTATGCCCGCCACACCGGGGGCACCTTCGTCTTTCGGATCGAGGACACCGACGCCGCCCGCGACTCCGAGGAGTCCTTTGAGGCCATCCTGGACTCCCTGACCTGGCTGGGCCTGGACTGGGACGAGGGCGTGGGCAGGGGCGGACCTCACGAGCCCTACCGTCAGTCTCAGCGCATGGACCTGTACAAGCAGGTGGCTACCGAGCTGCTGGAGGCGGGCTACCTGTACGAGTCCTTCTCCACCCCCGAGGAGATCGAGGCCCGCCACCGCGAGCGCGGCGAGGACCCCAAGCTCGGCTACGACGGCTTCGACCGCAATCTGACCCAGGAGCAGAAGGAGGCCTTCCGCGCGGAAGGACGCCGGCCCGTCCTGCGGATGCGGATGCCGGACGAGGACATCACCTTCACCGACCTGGTCCGTGGCCCCATCACCTTCAAGGCGGGCAGCGTGCCGGACTACGTCGTCGTACGCGCAGGAGGGGAGCCCCTCTACACGCTGGTGAATCCGGTTGATGATGCCGCCATGGGGATCACCCATGTCCTGCGCGGCGAGGACCTGCTGTCCTCCACGCCCCGGCAGGTGGTGCTCTACCGGGCTCTCATGGACATCGGCCGGGCCCAGGTGGTGCCCGAGTTCGGGCACCTGCCCTACGTCATGGGGGAGGGGAACCGGAAGCTGTCCAAGCGCGACCCTCAGTCCAACCTCCTCATCCACCGGTATCGCGGCATGATCCCCGAAGGTCTCCTCAACTACCTGGCCCTGCTGGGCTGGTCGCTGAGCGCCGACCGCGACGTCTTCTCCGCCGTGGAGATGATCGAGGCCTTCGACATCCATGACGTCAACCCCAACCCGGCCCGCTTCGACCCCAAGAAGTGCGAGGCCATCAATGCCGAGCAGGTGCGGGCGCTGGAGGCGGAGGACTTCCGCGACCGGTTGGTGCCCTACCTCGCCGACGCCTACCCCGACCCGACCGGTGAGGTCGCACAGGTGCCACTGGTCTCGGCGGCCTCATTCGACGAGCTCTCCGCGCGCGAGCAGGAGATCCTGAACGCCGCGGCGCCTCTGATCCAGACCCGGATCCAGCTGCTGCGCGAGTGCCGCGACATGCTCGGATTCCTCTTCGTGCCCGATGACGACCTCGTCATCGACGACAAGGCCCGGGCCAAGCTCAAGGCCTCGGCGGGCGATGTGCTGGACGCCGGCATCCGTGCCCTGGAGGGCCTCGGTACCGAGCTGTGGGACAAGGACCATCTGGAGCAGGCGCTCAAGGCAGCGATCGTCGAGGGGCGGGGCATGCCCGACGGCGAGGGCATCAAACCGCGGTTGGCCTACGGTCCGCTGCGCGTCGCGGTCACCGGCCGACAGGTCTCCCCGCCCCTGTTCGAGTCCATGGAGATCCTGGGCGCCGACTCGACCCTCGCCAGGCTACGTTCCCTGAGAACCCGGCTCGGGTGACTACTGCCGCTTGAAGCGCTGGTGGGGTCGGGAACAGCGTGTTCCCGACCCCACCGGTTCCTGAGCGGAGACTCTCGCGAGCCACCCGAGCAGGGTGCTCGGCCGGCTCACAGGGCGATCACATGGGGCCGGCGTCGATTCCCTGAAGTCGAATACCTGACAGGATCGTGTGCCACTGATCCACCCCGATGAGAGAGCCCTGCGGGCACAGCAGCATGACCTCCATCTCGAATCCGGCGTCGCCCACACGCCGGTCGAAACGGTAACCGTCCATGGGGGTGTTGGGGGCGTCTGAGAAGTTCGCGGTCACGGAGAAGGTCTCCTCATATCCCGGGAAGGTTCCGTTGTCGTCGCGGACGGCGTCGATCACGGTGGGGCCCTGCGTTGTCTGGTATCCGGAGAAGATTGTCTGCTGACTTTTCAGGGCTGATTGAGACTGAATGTCATCACCGACTCCTCTGAGTCTGTAGTACCTCTCCTCGGCCTCGCTGGAGATGAAGCCGAAGCAGGCTGAGTTAGCGTTGACCGTGTACCCGTCGATGGTTCCGTTGGGGCCGGCCGAGTCCTTCTTGATGCGTTCATCGTCATGCGTCCACACCGAGGTGTCCTCACTGGTGATCGTGACACTCGGGGCGCTCCAGGGCGTCGCTGAGGCGGAGGGGGTGGCGGATGCCGATGGTGTGGCCGACTTGGAGGGGGAGGGCTTGGCGGAGGGGGTCTGCGAGCTGTCCTGCGAGCTGGTTGCGGAGGCGCTGACGGGTTCGACGGTGAGCTGGCCCTTGTGGGCGGGGCCGCAGGCGCTCAGCGTCAGACCGGCGGTCAGGCACAGTCCGAGGGCAAGGCAGCGAGTCGTGTGAGAGCTGCGACCGGAGTGGTGGCGGGAGGGTGAGTAAAGCGGCATGAGGCTTCCCTGAGGCTGTCGAGCGGAGTGGAGACGGGCAGAGGAGAGCCGCCGATCTAGTGAGCTCGACGGCTTCCGGCTTCCTGCTGGCCCTTCCCGTTACCCAGGGGGTCGGCAAAGTCGGTTTAGGTGGGGGTTTGGGTGAGTAGTCTGATGGCTCGTTTGGGTTGTCGTGACAGGGATCTGGTGGTGCTGGCGATGGAGGTGCCGGTGCCGTGGAAGAGTCGGATGAGGCTGATGGCCAGGTTACGCAGGGTGGCCATGACCTGTGGGCCGTTGCCGATGCGCAGCTGGTGGCGGTCCTCATCGAAGACCACGTCCCTGACCCAGTGAAGTCGGTTCTCGATTCCCCAGCGCCCTTGGACCCAGGCCGCGACGACCTCGGGCTGGGCATCGGTCATAGGGAGGGAGCAGATCAGGTAGACCACCTCAACATGCTTCCTGCTCTTGATGGTCCTGGTGCGTCGGAGCTGGACCACCTGCGCAGCCCCGGGGAAGTCCACCCAGGCGGGAGCCTCAATCGCCTTGGCAGCGCGCCGCACCCGCCGACCGTGACCGGCATCGACGCTTGAGACGGACGGGACACTCTTCCAGGGCAGCGCCTTGAGCGTCCTGCGAAGGGTCTTCTGGTTGCCCTTGACCGTCAGCACGTAGTGACCACCACGCCGGGTGATCCACCGGGCTGTGCCTGTCTGGGTGTGCATCGCATCGGCGCTCACCACCACCCCTTCCAGGTCCAAGGGTTCGAGAAGCTCCCTGAGCGCGGGGATCTCGTTGGACTTGCCTGCCACCCGCTGCTGGGTCGGTACGGCGCCGGTGGCGTGGTCCAAGGCGGCCAGGAGGTGCGGCGCTGGGTCCTTGCTGGTGCGGGCGCCGCGCATGGTCTTGCCGTCCACGGCGATCACTGTGCGGCCGTTGATGGTGCCGGTACGCGTGCACAACCATGACCTCAGGTGGGCGTCAACGTCAGCGGGGTCCAGGTCCTGCAGGACTCGGCGGATGGTCGACTCTGAGGGCAGGGCCTGGCCCGCCGCTAGTCCCAGGGCCTCCAGGTCGGCGCCGGTCAGGTCGGTGGTGCGCTCCCATATCGCCGTCAGGCTGCGACAGCCGGCCAGCACCCCGGTCACGGCCAGGGACAGGACCGTAGACAGGTTATGACGCACGCCCCGACGGTCCCTGGGATCAGCCACGTTCCTGAGAACCTGGACCAGGGGCCGGCGCGACAAGGCGGTCGTGGTGGAAGATGACATCGGCGCGGGCTCCCAGGACGAGGGGATGACTAGACACCACTCATCGTCCCTGCGGGGCCCGCGCCCCCCGTCCTAGCGACACACCACCCCCGTCAAAACGGCTCAGACACCCCCACCCACCAACTTTGCCGACCCCCTGCCCCGTTACCCCATGGCTCCGGCGTCGAGACCACTGACTCGCGTTCCGCTCAGGATGTCGTGCCACGTCTGAAGGTCGGGAAGGCTGCTCGGAGAGCACTGCAGGATGATTTCGAGAGTGGCTCCCTGATCTCCAACCTGTCTGAAGAACCGGTATCCGGAGACTTCGCTGTCGCCGGCGTTAGTGAAGTTGACTGTGCCGGTGTAGGCGACCTCGTAACCCGCGAGCGTGCCACTGTCATCGGGCATGACGTCGACGACGGTCGGTCCCGACGTCACCGTGTAGGCGGGGTAGTTTGCAGGCTGCTCCTGCACCTTGGACGAGGAGGCGGCGTTGTCCCTCGACGTACTCCTGTTTCTGTAGGTGTCCTGGGAGGACTGGTATCGGAGAACGCCCTGGCAGGTGTGGTCGTTGAAGAGGTATCCCCGGCTGATGAGGAAAGAGGTCTCCATCGGGAGACTGAGGAGGTTGTCGTCCTGCTGCCAGATATCGGTTCTCTCGTTGGTGATCGTGACACTTGGCATCGTCCATGCTGAGGCGGAGGGGGTGGCGGATGCCGATGGTGTGGCCGACTTGGAGGGGGAGGGCTTGGCGGAGGGGGTCTGCGAGCTGTCCTGCGAGCTGCCTGCGGAGGCGCTGACGGGTTCGACGGTGAGCTGGCCCTTGTGGGCGGGGCCGCAGGCGCTCAGCGCCAGACCGGCGGTCAGGCACAGGCTGAGGGCAAGGCAGCGAGTCGTGTGAGAGCCGCGACCGGTGTGGTTGCGGTGCAGTAGACGGGTGCGCATATGGCCTCCCAGAGGGTCATGGGGTGAGCAGGAACTTGTGCGAGTCTAAGGGATGTCTCCGCTGACGCGCTCGGTTGTGGGCGGGAGCGCGGGGACGGCAGAAGGGCGCAGAAGGACCTGGTGGCTCGCGTGCTACGGGGTGTCTGGGGTGCCTATGGGGAGCCCGGGCCGGTTCGACGGCCTGAGTCGAGGGTGTGATGCAGGCGGGGGAGCCCATCGTGCCCGTCGTGTGTCTGTAGTCACCTTGCGATGATTTGGCGGTACCGGGGAGGGCGTGTAGATTACTGCCCGCTGCCTCGGCCGCAAGTCGTTCGAGGTGAAGCCCTTTGGGGTATGGTGTAATTGGCAACACGACTGATTCTGGTTCAGTTATTCTAGGTTCGAGTCCTGGTACCCCAGCGGATCTTCTGATCTAAGCCCCCATCGTTTAGTGGCCTAGGACACCGCCCTCTCACGGCGGCGGCGCCGGTTCGAATCCGGCTGGGGGTACGAGGGTCTGGTTGTCGTTCTCGATGACTGGACTGTCACAGCCCCCATCGTTTAGCGGCCTAGGACACCGCCCTCTCACGGCGGCGGCGCCGGTTCGAATCCGGCTGGGGGTACGGGAGATGAAGGTCCGCACCACCTGCAGGTGGTGCGGACCTTCATGGTCATGTCTGCGACGACGATCTATGTCAGCTCGCTCTGATGCTCTGAGGCGGAGGAAAGCAGGTCGCTGCCCGTGGTGATGGTGAGTCCTTGCCCCTGTAAGGAGCGCACGGCGCCCTCCAGCGCGGCGAACAAGGCCTCGGAGGGCTGCGTGCGGCCGTCGTGGCACAGCACCACCGATCCGGCGCCGGCCACGTCCTTGACGGCGGCAGCTGCTGAGGCGGAAGGAGTGTGAACGCTCCACAGCAGCACGTCCAGCCCTTGCTGGGAGGCCACCATCATGGCCGGCGCGTCAACCCGGCCGTAGGGAGGGCGCCACAGACGCGGAGACGGGGCCCCTGCCGCCGTGATCGCCTCGCAGGTCCTGCGCACTGAGTGGGTCAGCTCCGGAAAGTCCACGCCGTAGACGTCCGTGTGCACCCAGTTGTGGACGGCCACCTCATGCCCTTCAGCGACCTCCCGTGCAATCAGCTCGGGGTGGGCCTGCGCTGCGGATCCCAGGACGAAGAAGGTGGCCCGTGCCTGCAGCCTGGCCAGCATGTCGAGCACGAGCGGAGTCCAGCGAGGGTCTGGTCCGTCGTCGAAGGTCAGAGCCAGCTTTCCCGACTCCCCGCCCGTCTGGAAAACCGTCCGTGCGCCAAGAGCCCGGCCGGGGGCCGAGGGGCGCGGAGCGGTCCGTGCGGTGGGGGACAGGTGGGTCTCCCGCCATCGGGAGACTCCTGCCGCAGTGCCCGCACCCAGAAGACCGGTGGCCGTCGCCAGCGCCGTCACCCCAAGGAGGCGCCGTCGGCCTCTCATCCGGTCGCTCGCAGCGCTGCGTGAGGGCTGAGGGGCGTCTGCGGAGTGGGCGCCGTCCTTGGTCGTATCTCCCGTATCCCCCGCAGCGCTCCGGCTCTCGATCGTCACCGGTACATCGTAGAACGCATCTCAGAGAACCCTGAGTGCCTCGTGAGGTGTTGCGACACTGAGACGGATCTGGACCGGATGAGGCCGGATCAATCGATAACCGAGGGATCCTCGGTAGGATGCCCGCGTGACGAACTTTCCCGCGCTGAAGACCCCCGGCCCCCTCACCGACGGCGCCATGCGCATCACCCCCTTGGGAGGCCTGGGTGAGGTCGGCCGCAACATGACCGTCTTCGAGCTCGACGGCAAGCTGCTCATCGTCGACTGCGGCGTGCTCTTCCCGGAGGAGGACCAGCCCGGCGTCGACCTCATCCTCCCCGACTTCTCCTCCATCGAGGACCGCATCGACGACGTCGTGGCCCTGGTGCTCACTCACGGGCACGAGGACCACATCGGAGGCGTGCCCTACCTGCTGCGCCTGCGCGAGGACATCCCCCTGGTGGGCAGCGAGCTCACCCTGGCCTTCGTGGAGGCCAAGCTCAAGGAGCATCGCATCCACCCGGTCCTGCGTCAGGTCGTCGAGCACGAGGAGGTCTCCTACGGCCCCTTCGACCTTGAGTTCGTGGCCGTCAACCACTCCATTCCCGACGCCATGGCGGTCATGATCCGCACCGACGCCGGCAATGTGCTCGTCACCGGTGACTTCAAGATGGACTCCCTGCCCATCGACGGGCGCATCACGGACCTGCGCTCCTTCGCGCGCTTCGGTGAGGAGGGAGTGGACCTGTTCTGCGTGGACTCCACCAACGCCGAGGTTCC includes the following:
- a CDS encoding ISAs1 family transposase, with translation MSSSTTTALSRRPLVQVLRNVADPRDRRGVRHNLSTVLSLAVTGVLAGCRSLTAIWERTTDLTGADLEALGLAAGQALPSESTIRRVLQDLDPADVDAHLRSWLCTRTGTINGRTVIAVDGKTMRGARTSKDPAPHLLAALDHATGAVPTQQRVAGKSNEIPALRELLEPLDLEGVVVSADAMHTQTGTARWITRRGGHYVLTVKGNQKTLRRTLKALPWKSVPSVSSVDAGHGRRVRRAAKAIEAPAWVDFPGAAQVVQLRRTRTIKSRKHVEVVYLICSLPMTDAQPEVVAAWVQGRWGIENRLHWVRDVVFDEDRHQLRIGNGPQVMATLRNLAISLIRLFHGTGTSIASTTRSLSRQPKRAIRLLTQTPT
- the gltX gene encoding glutamate--tRNA ligase; its protein translation is MAELSDHSSPLHSATAAAADVPAQGSSSVRVRFCPSPTGTPHVGMVRTYLFNWAYARHTGGTFVFRIEDTDAARDSEESFEAILDSLTWLGLDWDEGVGRGGPHEPYRQSQRMDLYKQVATELLEAGYLYESFSTPEEIEARHRERGEDPKLGYDGFDRNLTQEQKEAFRAEGRRPVLRMRMPDEDITFTDLVRGPITFKAGSVPDYVVVRAGGEPLYTLVNPVDDAAMGITHVLRGEDLLSSTPRQVVLYRALMDIGRAQVVPEFGHLPYVMGEGNRKLSKRDPQSNLLIHRYRGMIPEGLLNYLALLGWSLSADRDVFSAVEMIEAFDIHDVNPNPARFDPKKCEAINAEQVRALEAEDFRDRLVPYLADAYPDPTGEVAQVPLVSAASFDELSAREQEILNAAAPLIQTRIQLLRECRDMLGFLFVPDDDLVIDDKARAKLKASAGDVLDAGIRALEGLGTELWDKDHLEQALKAAIVEGRGMPDGEGIKPRLAYGPLRVAVTGRQVSPPLFESMEILGADSTLARLRSLRTRLG
- a CDS encoding MalY/PatB family protein — translated: MVVSDANGSGSLAQVFDSLTPQQMRERGSLKWTQYPGDVIGAWVAEMDLGTAPAVEAAIRRAMHDGLLGYMPPSVSEAAREETARYQREAFAWQVGTEQVSLLPDVLSSLSTVIASHTREGSPVIVPTPAYMPFLEIPARNGRECIEVPSLTHTAQKGARHWVLDLDGIESAMAAGAGLLVLCNPWNPVGRVLSAAELDTVATLSSTYGVPVFADEIHAPLVLDEGLAHIPYASRPDSDPDLTFTATAASKGWNIPGLKCAQLIASGRARTQWDADAGSSHLKAEASVVGALATIAALRNGQGWLSEVRAYIRANRDMVSDALNGIEGVEPTLPEATYLAWLDCRDLGLEQPARFFRKEAGVAMNEGVTFGAAWSGFCRLNLATGRRIEEETVRRISDAVRRLRPGAS
- a CDS encoding fumarylacetoacetate hydrolase family protein, coding for MKIARFSTGDDPRYGIVQGLPDGEVASGESEGHLLVLRGDPLYSLPEATGEVVELSEARLLSPVIPRSKVVGIGKNYADHIAEMGEKEPAQDPVVFLKPNTSVIGPDAPIVLPPWSDEVHYEAELAVVIKTLAKDVPVDHADDVILGYTVANDVSARDRQRAEPQWVRAKAFDTSCPLGPWIDVPEPGRAPVFTSGDAVVRTRVDGRLVQEGCTADMIRTVPELVSYVSTIFTLLPGDVILTGTPAGVGEIRAGQRVEVEVEGIGAFSNPVVRR
- a CDS encoding alanine/glycine:cation symporter family protein produces the protein MQPVLASLNSAASGNSWTDSLESFFSEGADILDKASGHLFLYLLAWLLIIGGLYFTVRTGFVQLRLFPYMVRAITSSRGGNEGGISSFQAFAVGLASRVGTGNIVGVAIAITMGGPGAVFWMWIVALVGMATGFIEATLAQLYKVTHPDGSFRGGPAYYIQRGLGSKPAARVFAVVITFVFGFAYEATQANTIAATMKSTFHIEPWMTAVALVVITTPIIFKGIKSVAVVSEWLVPIMTVVYALIALIILVLHASAIPGAFVSIFEGAFGLDQAFAGTAGGLFAAALNGVKRGLFSNEAGEGSVPNIAATATVSHPVQQGFVQSLGVFVDTIVVCTVTALIVLLSGVYDPQAAQADPDTANAAANTLTSASVTHVLGGWAQYLMAIIIFVFAYSSLLGNYTYAQVNMDYLQGKQHKHYALRGMIIVATAVGSLSTLTFVWNLSDLVMGAMTVINMVSILLLGGWAFGALRDWEAQRRAVEAGEKEEIRFIATDNPYLPGKLPGEIWAADGPAHASIMERRAALEEASGS
- a CDS encoding serine/arginine repetitive matrix protein 1, which codes for MPLYSPSRHHSGRSSHTTRCLALGLCLTAGLTLSACGPAHKGQLTVEPVSASATSSQDSSQTPSAKPSPSKSATPSASATPSASATPWSAPSVTITSEDTSVWTHDDERIKKDSAGPNGTIDGYTVNANSACFGFISSEAEERYYRLRGVGDDIQSQSALKSQQTIFSGYQTTQGPTVIDAVRDDNGTFPGYEETFSVTANFSDAPNTPMDGYRFDRRVGDAGFEMEVMLLCPQGSLIGVDQWHTILSGIRLQGIDAGPM
- a CDS encoding polysaccharide deacetylase family protein, with the translated sequence MTIESRSAAGDTGDTTKDGAHSADAPQPSRSAASDRMRGRRRLLGVTALATATGLLGAGTAAGVSRWRETHLSPTARTAPRPSAPGRALGARTVFQTGGESGKLALTFDDGPDPRWTPLVLDMLARLQARATFFVLGSAAQAHPELIAREVAEGHEVAVHNWVHTDVYGVDFPELTHSVRRTCEAITAAGAPSPRLWRPPYGRVDAPAMMVASQQGLDVLLWSVHTPSASAAAAVKDVAGAGSVVLCHDGRTQPSEALFAALEGAVRSLQGQGLTITTGSDLLSSASEHQSELT